Within the Gloeomargarita sp. SRBZ-1_bins_9 genome, the region CCATCACCACTACGCCCGCATGCATGTGGCAGTGGCCCCCGCCTGTAACATCCAGTGCCACTACTGCAACCGCAAGTACGACTGTGCCAACGAAAGCCGACCAGGGGTGGTCAGCGAAGTCCTCACACCCGAAGAGGCCCTGCGCAAGGTGTTGGTGATCGCCGGGAAAATTCCCCAGTTGACGGTGGTGGGGATTGCCGGGCCAGGGGACCCTTTAGCCAATCCCCAGCAGACCTTTCGCACCTTTGAACTCCTGGCTGAGCACGCGCCCGACCTGAAGCTGTGTCTTTCCACCAACGGTTTGAACTTGCCGGACTACATTGACCGGATCAAGGCCCTGGGTATTGACCACGTGACGGTCACCATCAACGCCATTGACCCGGAGATTGCCGCACAAATCTACCCTTGGATTCGCTGGCAACGCAAGCGTATCTACGGAAAAGAAGCAGTCAAAATCCTGCTAGAGCGGCAAAAAGAAGGGCTGGAGGCTTTACAAAAAGCTGATATTCTCTGCAAGGTGAATTCGGTGATGATTCCGGGGATCAACGACCGGCACTTGCTGGAGGTCAATCAGTTTATCCGGGAGAAGGGGGCCTTTATTCACAACATCATGCCCCTGATTTCCGACCCCGCCCACGGCACCTACTTTGGTCTCCACGGGCAACGGGGACCCACACCCCAGGAACTGAAAGCCCTACAGGACCAATGTGCAGGGAATATGCGCATCATGCGCCACTGTCGCCAGTGCCGGGCTGATGCCATTGGTCTGCTGGGGGAGGACCGCTCCCAGGAGTTTCCCAAGGCCAAAGTGATGACCATGCCGGTGACCTATGACCCTGAGCAACGCCGCCGGGTGCAGGAGCAGGTCGAACGCCAGCGCCGGGAATTGGCTGCCCTGAAAGCCCAACTGACGACTGCTCCCGCAGCCCCCACCCCCAAAATCTTGGTGGCCGTGGCCAGCAAAGGCGGCGGTTTGGTCAATCAACACTTTGGTCACGCCAAGGAATTTCTCATCTACGAGGTGGACGGGGCCAGTGTCAATTTCGTTGGCCATCGCAAGGTGGCCCAGTACTGCCAGGGGGGCTACGGCGAGGAGGCCACCATGGAACACATCCTGGCGGCGATTGCCGATTGTCAAGGGGTGCTCTGTAGCAAGATTGGCGCCTGCCCCCAAGAAAAACTGCGCCAGCGGGGCATCGAACCCTTTGAGGATTACGACGCGATTGACGTCGTGGCCCGCAAGTTCTACAGCAAATTTCTGCAAACCCAACCGGAGGTGTGCCATGCCTTACAAAACGCCGAATGAGTACATGAGTTGGGGGGAGTGTTGCAGTCGTTGTCC harbors:
- the nifB gene encoding nitrogenase cofactor biosynthesis protein NifB, translated to MATDAPTHCRCTQNGLADALVERDARLQARIARHPCYSEEAHHHYARMHVAVAPACNIQCHYCNRKYDCANESRPGVVSEVLTPEEALRKVLVIAGKIPQLTVVGIAGPGDPLANPQQTFRTFELLAEHAPDLKLCLSTNGLNLPDYIDRIKALGIDHVTVTINAIDPEIAAQIYPWIRWQRKRIYGKEAVKILLERQKEGLEALQKADILCKVNSVMIPGINDRHLLEVNQFIREKGAFIHNIMPLISDPAHGTYFGLHGQRGPTPQELKALQDQCAGNMRIMRHCRQCRADAIGLLGEDRSQEFPKAKVMTMPVTYDPEQRRRVQEQVERQRRELAALKAQLTTAPAAPTPKILVAVASKGGGLVNQHFGHAKEFLIYEVDGASVNFVGHRKVAQYCQGGYGEEATMEHILAAIADCQGVLCSKIGACPQEKLRQRGIEPFEDYDAIDVVARKFYSKFLQTQPEVCHALQNAE